One stretch of Pseudomonas sp. NC02 DNA includes these proteins:
- a CDS encoding AI-2E family transporter: MLNNDRLLVQILLLVLFGASFWVMAPFWSALFWGAVLAFASWPVMRLLTRWLGGRESLAAGILTLVWMLLVALPLVWLGFNLADHVRDAVGLIKDIQVDGLPAAPTWLGSIPFVGERLVAMWDSIDQQGAALMVTLKPYLGQVGNWLLARSAQIGGGILELTLSLVFVFFFYRDGPRLAMFVHRLLERLIGDRAGYYIELVAGTVQRVVNGVIGTAAAQALLALIGFWIAGVPGALVLGIVTFLLSLIPMGPPLIWIPATAWLAWKGDYTYAVFLGVWGTFIISGVDNVLKPYLISRGGNLPLVIVLLGVFGGLIAFGFIGLFIGPTLLAVAYSLLTDWSATQAQVRREDKTGQ, translated from the coding sequence ATGCTCAATAACGATCGCCTGCTGGTGCAGATCCTGCTGCTGGTGTTGTTTGGTGCCAGCTTCTGGGTGATGGCGCCGTTCTGGTCGGCGCTGTTCTGGGGCGCGGTACTGGCGTTTGCCAGTTGGCCGGTGATGCGCTTGCTCACCCGCTGGCTGGGCGGTCGCGAATCGCTGGCCGCCGGGATCCTGACCCTGGTCTGGATGCTATTGGTGGCGTTGCCGCTGGTTTGGCTGGGGTTCAACCTGGCCGACCATGTGCGCGATGCCGTGGGCCTGATCAAGGATATCCAGGTGGATGGCTTGCCTGCGGCGCCCACCTGGCTCGGCTCCATTCCCTTTGTCGGCGAACGATTGGTGGCGATGTGGGACAGCATCGACCAGCAGGGCGCGGCACTGATGGTCACGTTGAAACCGTACCTGGGCCAGGTCGGCAACTGGTTGCTGGCCCGCAGTGCGCAGATCGGCGGCGGCATCCTGGAACTGACCCTGAGCCTGGTGTTCGTGTTCTTTTTCTACCGTGACGGGCCGCGCCTGGCGATGTTTGTGCATCGCTTGCTGGAGCGGTTGATCGGCGACCGGGCGGGTTATTACATCGAACTGGTCGCGGGTACGGTGCAGCGGGTGGTCAACGGTGTGATCGGCACCGCTGCCGCCCAGGCCTTGCTGGCGCTGATCGGCTTCTGGATTGCCGGTGTTCCGGGGGCTTTGGTGCTGGGGATCGTGACGTTCCTGCTCAGCCTGATTCCGATGGGCCCGCCGCTGATCTGGATTCCGGCCACCGCCTGGCTCGCCTGGAAGGGCGACTACACCTATGCGGTGTTCCTCGGTGTATGGGGCACGTTCATCATCAGCGGCGTCGACAACGTGCTCAAGCCCTACCTGATCAGCCGTGGCGGCAACCTGCCGCTGGTGATCGTGTTGCTGGGGGTGTTTGGCGGGTTGATTGCGTTCGGCTTTATCGGCCTGTTTATCGGCCCGACATTGCTGGCGGTGGCGTATAGCTTGTTGACCGACTGGAGTGCCACCCAGGCTCAGGTGCGGCGGGAAGATAAAACCGGGCAGTAA
- a CDS encoding alpha/beta hydrolase, protein MTAPVEEVRLALPHIELAAHLFGPEDGLPVIALHGWLDNANSFARLAPKLDGLRIVALDMAGHGHSAHRPVGAGYSLWDYVHDVLQVAEQLGWKRFALLGHSLGAIVSLVLAGALPERVTHLGLIDGVIPPTGTADNAAERLGMALQAQMNLQDKRKPVYSTLDRAVEARMKGVVAVSREAAELLAQRGLMPVPGGYTWRSDSRLTLASPMRLTEEQAMAFVRRVGCPTQLVVAEDGMLAKHSELLSGLTFQVTTLPGGHHLHLNDEPGATLVADCFNRFFSTP, encoded by the coding sequence ATGACTGCGCCCGTCGAAGAAGTCCGCCTGGCGCTGCCGCACATCGAGTTGGCGGCGCATCTGTTCGGCCCTGAAGATGGCCTGCCGGTGATTGCCCTGCATGGCTGGCTGGACAACGCCAACAGCTTCGCCCGCCTGGCACCGAAACTCGATGGCCTGCGCATCGTTGCGCTGGACATGGCCGGCCATGGTCACTCGGCCCATCGCCCCGTTGGCGCCGGTTATTCCCTGTGGGATTACGTCCACGACGTGCTGCAAGTCGCCGAACAACTCGGGTGGAAACGTTTTGCATTACTTGGCCACTCCCTCGGCGCCATCGTTTCCCTGGTGTTGGCCGGCGCCTTGCCGGAGCGGGTGACGCACCTGGGATTGATTGATGGCGTGATCCCGCCGACCGGCACCGCAGACAACGCCGCCGAACGCCTCGGCATGGCGTTGCAGGCGCAAATGAACCTGCAGGACAAGCGCAAGCCGGTGTACAGCACCCTTGATCGCGCGGTGGAAGCGCGGATGAAAGGCGTGGTGGCAGTCAGTCGTGAAGCCGCCGAACTGCTGGCCCAGCGTGGCTTGATGCCCGTGCCGGGTGGTTACACCTGGCGCAGCGACAGCCGCCTGACCCTGGCCTCCCCCATGCGCCTGACAGAAGAGCAGGCGATGGCCTTCGTGCGCCGAGTCGGCTGTCCGACACAGTTGGTGGTCGCCGAAGACGGCATGTTGGCGAAACATTCCGAATTGCTTTCCGGGCTTACGTTCCAGGTGACTACCTTGCCCGGTGGCCATCATTTGCACCTGAATGACGAGCCAGGCGCTACCCTTGTTGCAGACTGTTTCAATCGGTTCTTCTCCACGCCTTGA
- a CDS encoding alpha/beta fold hydrolase has translation MSQHVFFAHANGFPSATYGKLFAALAPEYAVAHLPQHGHDPRFPVDDNWQNLVDELIHHLEQQPEPVWGVGHSLGGVLHLHAAMRSPQLYRGVVMLDSPVLTLADRWVIRAAKRFGFIDRLTPAGRTLGRREEFADLAAARQYFAGKTLFRGFDPDCFDAYLQHGLEPVGDRLRLRFDPATEISIYRGVPHTSPGQARQLKVPLAVVRGRQSRVVMRHHASGVGRMPMGEMLTMPGGHMFPLERPQDTATLIKNLFARWEARQRERSCA, from the coding sequence ATGTCGCAGCACGTGTTTTTCGCTCACGCCAATGGCTTTCCTTCGGCGACCTACGGCAAATTGTTTGCCGCCCTGGCCCCGGAGTACGCCGTCGCGCATTTGCCGCAGCACGGTCACGACCCCCGGTTTCCAGTGGATGACAATTGGCAGAACCTGGTGGACGAACTGATCCACCACCTTGAGCAACAACCGGAGCCGGTGTGGGGCGTGGGCCATTCGTTGGGTGGTGTGCTGCACCTGCATGCGGCCATGCGTAGCCCGCAGCTGTATCGCGGGGTGGTGATGCTGGATTCGCCGGTACTGACCCTGGCCGATCGCTGGGTGATCCGCGCGGCCAAGCGTTTCGGCTTTATTGACCGGCTGACCCCGGCGGGGCGCACCCTGGGCCGTCGTGAAGAGTTCGCCGACCTGGCGGCTGCGCGCCAGTACTTCGCTGGCAAGACCTTGTTTCGCGGCTTTGATCCCGACTGTTTTGATGCCTACCTGCAACACGGCCTGGAGCCGGTGGGTGATCGCCTGCGCCTGCGCTTTGATCCGGCCACCGAAATCAGCATCTACCGCGGCGTGCCCCACACCAGCCCCGGCCAGGCCCGGCAACTGAAAGTGCCGCTGGCGGTGGTGCGTGGTCGCCAGAGCCGGGTGGTGATGCGTCACCATGCCAGCGGCGTGGGGCGCATGCCCATGGGCGAAATGCTGACCATGCCCGGCGGCCACATGTTTCCCCTTGAACGCCCACAGGACACCGCCACTTTGATCAAGAACCTGTTTGCCCGTTGGGAAGCTCGCCAGCGCGAGCGCAGTTGCGCATGA
- a CDS encoding DUF4892 domain-containing protein, producing MSMPKGFFRVLGLCCFSPLVFAADVPGSQDLPAVARQVDAQIVDYRPAEEKERIYPLGSIRKISGQLRYEGQATARGQATAITYELPAEHTSSAAFTATREALQAQGAQLLFWCQARDCGESSLWANEVFGNAKLVGADGQQEYLLLRLAAPQDNSLVALYGITRGNRRAYLHVEQMDASAPLGDLLPTSATLLRELKSTGELDFPKLGAEPDATWLTLISRGLNLDATLRVSLTGPTAEAWRQGLIDQGVRAARLETGTTEAKGLHLHLIR from the coding sequence ATGAGTATGCCGAAGGGATTTTTCCGTGTTCTGGGGCTGTGCTGTTTCAGCCCGCTGGTGTTTGCCGCCGACGTACCGGGTAGCCAGGACTTGCCCGCCGTGGCCCGTCAGGTCGACGCGCAGATCGTCGACTACCGTCCCGCCGAAGAGAAAGAACGTATCTACCCGCTGGGCTCGATCCGCAAGATCAGCGGCCAGCTGCGCTATGAAGGCCAGGCCACCGCCCGCGGCCAAGCCACTGCCATCACCTACGAACTGCCTGCCGAGCACACCTCCAGCGCCGCCTTTACCGCCACCCGCGAAGCCTTGCAGGCCCAGGGCGCGCAACTGCTGTTCTGGTGCCAGGCCCGTGATTGCGGTGAAAGCAGCCTGTGGGCCAATGAAGTGTTCGGCAATGCCAAGCTGGTGGGCGCCGACGGCCAGCAGGAATACCTGCTGCTGCGCCTGGCGGCCCCGCAGGACAACTCCCTGGTCGCGTTGTACGGCATCACCCGGGGCAATCGACGGGCGTACCTGCACGTGGAACAGATGGACGCCAGCGCACCGTTGGGCGATTTGCTGCCGACCTCCGCTACGCTGCTGCGGGAACTGAAAAGCACCGGCGAGCTGGATTTCCCCAAGCTGGGCGCCGAGCCTGACGCCACCTGGCTCACCCTTATTTCCCGCGGATTGAACCTGGATGCCACGTTGCGGGTCAGTTTGACCGGGCCCACCGCCGAGGCATGGCGCCAGGGCTTGATCGATCAGGGCGTACGTGCGGCGCGCCTGGAAACCGGCACCACCGAAGCCAAGGGTTTGCACCTGCATCTGATACGCTGA
- a CDS encoding hotdog fold thioesterase, translated as MSLWRTQPNIEQLNAIQKNTIGEVLDIRFERFDDESLTASMVIDHRTHQPYGLLHGGASVVLAETVGSMASYLCIDASKFYCVGLEINANHLRGLRSGRVTAVAKPIHIGRTTHVWDIRLTSDEGKASCVSRLTMAVVPLGEKPPAR; from the coding sequence ATGAGCCTGTGGCGCACCCAACCGAATATCGAGCAACTGAATGCGATTCAGAAAAACACCATCGGTGAAGTACTGGATATCCGCTTTGAACGTTTTGACGACGAGTCCCTGACGGCCAGCATGGTGATCGACCACCGCACCCATCAACCCTACGGCCTGCTGCACGGCGGCGCGTCGGTGGTACTCGCGGAAACCGTGGGCTCCATGGCCAGTTACCTGTGCATCGACGCCAGCAAGTTCTATTGCGTGGGCCTGGAAATCAACGCCAACCACCTGCGCGGCTTGCGCAGCGGGCGGGTGACGGCGGTGGCCAAGCCGATTCATATCGGGCGCACCACCCACGTGTGGGACATCCGCCTGACCAGCGATGAAGGCAAGGCCAGCTGTGTATCGCGCCTGACCATGGCCGTGGTACCGCTGGGGGAGAAGCCGCCGGCCCGATAG
- a CDS encoding response regulator, which translates to MQTLTPVLNDDQKASLVGEDKRWNTRALIVDDDVPIRELLIDYLARFNILASGVTDGAAMRQAMQAETFDVVVLDLMLPGEDGLSLCRWLRAESDIPILMLTARCEPTDRIIGLELGADDYMSKPFEPRELVARIQTILRRVRDDRTEQRANIRFDNWRLNSVLRQLVADDGLVVPLSNAEFRLLWVFIERPRRVLSREQLLDAARGRSIEAFDRSIDLLVSRLRQKLGDDPKAPQLIKTVRGEGYLFDARDIG; encoded by the coding sequence ATGCAAACCCTGACTCCTGTGCTGAATGACGATCAAAAAGCCTCGCTTGTCGGTGAAGACAAACGCTGGAATACCCGCGCACTGATTGTCGACGACGACGTGCCGATCCGCGAACTGCTGATCGATTACCTGGCGCGCTTCAATATCCTCGCCAGCGGCGTGACCGATGGCGCGGCCATGCGCCAGGCCATGCAAGCCGAGACCTTCGACGTGGTGGTGCTCGACCTGATGCTGCCGGGCGAAGACGGCCTGTCGCTGTGCCGCTGGCTGCGGGCAGAATCGGACATCCCGATCCTGATGCTCACCGCCCGCTGCGAACCTACCGACCGCATTATCGGCCTGGAACTGGGGGCCGACGACTACATGTCCAAGCCCTTCGAGCCCCGCGAACTGGTGGCCCGTATCCAGACCATCCTGCGTCGCGTGCGGGATGACCGCACTGAGCAACGGGCGAATATCCGCTTCGACAACTGGCGCCTCAACAGCGTACTGCGCCAACTGGTGGCCGACGATGGCCTGGTGGTGCCGCTGTCCAACGCCGAATTCCGCTTGCTGTGGGTGTTTATCGAGCGCCCGCGCCGAGTGTTGAGCCGCGAGCAATTGCTGGATGCGGCCCGTGGCCGTTCCATCGAAGCCTTTGATCGCAGCATTGACCTGCTGGTCTCACGCCTGCGCCAAAAACTCGGGGATGACCCCAAGGCCCCGCAGTTGATCAAGACCGTACGCGGTGAAGGCTACCTGTTCGACGCCCGAGATATCGGCTGA
- a CDS encoding cell wall metabolism sensor histidine kinase WalK, with protein sequence MRNAFNTLFGRLFGVLLVAIVLAHALAFFWFHHYGPPPPPPHETFIEQPDGSLTPMPKEHRRPWFGGPVVPLTFQFISLIIAAWYGAKLLSRPIQRLSAAAERLSLDLDSPPLNESGPREARQAASTFNLMQKRIREQVTQRARMLGAVSHDLRTPLSRLKLRLEQIEDTKLQGQMRQDLDDMIGMLDATLSYLHEQRTSETRHWLDVQALVESLSENAQDRGSDVQCSGECAPLQVQPMALRSCLNNLIDNALRYAGTARIELADTPQALVVKVIDHGPGIAADKREAVFEPFYRLEGSRNRNSGGVGLGMTISKEAVERLGGRLSLEETPGGGLTAVMWLPRA encoded by the coding sequence ATGCGCAACGCCTTCAACACCCTGTTCGGGCGGCTGTTCGGTGTGTTGCTGGTAGCGATTGTGCTGGCCCACGCGCTGGCATTCTTCTGGTTTCACCATTATGGCCCGCCGCCCCCTCCACCCCACGAGACCTTCATCGAGCAACCGGACGGCAGCCTGACGCCAATGCCCAAGGAGCATCGCCGTCCCTGGTTCGGCGGGCCTGTGGTGCCACTGACCTTCCAGTTTATCTCGCTGATCATCGCCGCCTGGTATGGCGCCAAGCTGCTCAGCCGGCCGATCCAGCGCCTGAGCGCCGCGGCCGAGCGCCTGAGCCTGGACCTCGACAGCCCACCGCTGAACGAGTCCGGCCCACGGGAGGCGCGGCAAGCGGCATCGACCTTCAACCTGATGCAAAAGCGCATCCGCGAACAGGTCACCCAGCGTGCCCGCATGCTGGGCGCCGTGTCCCACGACCTGCGCACGCCGCTGTCACGGCTCAAGCTGCGCCTGGAACAGATCGAAGACACCAAGCTGCAGGGCCAGATGCGCCAGGACCTGGACGACATGATCGGCATGCTCGACGCCACCCTGAGCTACCTGCACGAGCAGCGCACCAGCGAAACCCGGCATTGGCTGGATGTGCAGGCGCTGGTGGAGTCCCTGAGTGAAAACGCCCAGGACCGCGGCTCCGATGTGCAATGCAGTGGTGAGTGCGCGCCGCTGCAAGTGCAACCGATGGCCCTGCGTTCGTGCCTGAACAACCTGATCGACAACGCCCTGCGGTACGCCGGCACCGCGCGCATCGAACTCGCGGACACTCCGCAGGCGCTGGTGGTGAAGGTGATCGACCACGGCCCGGGCATTGCGGCGGATAAACGCGAGGCGGTGTTTGAACCGTTTTATCGGCTGGAAGGCTCGCGCAACCGCAATTCCGGTGGCGTGGGGTTGGGCATGACGATTTCCAAGGAAGCCGTGGAACGCCTCGGTGGACGGCTGAGCCTGGAGGAAACTCCGGGCGGCGGCCTTACCGCCGTAATGTGGCTGCCAAGGGCGTAG